In Spirosoma sp. KUDC1026, the sequence TGCTCAAAACCAGTACCTACGCCCCCCAGAAAACGGTAGCGCCCAAAGCGCCCGATATCCTGGCCAATCAGGGTATCTACCTGGCATTCGTACCGGTCAATGACCGCGAATACACGCTGCACCTGATCAACAACACTGACTGGGAGTTCCCGTATACGCTGGGCGAAGAATCGGCGGGAGCCAGTGGCGGTGTTCAGTTTCGGGGGCTGCACAGTGGCGTACTGAAAGCCAAATCGCAGCAGAAAATGAACGACCAGTACGAGCATGCTAAGTTTGAGCAATGGCCTACTTTCGTGGTGCAGGGGCTGTGGTTTCGGGCGGGTAAGTCATCGTTACGGGCTCCGCTGATCAAACGCTTCAAGGGACGGGCCGCTACGTTCTTCAAGAACAAAACGTCTGTGCCGGTGCTCAACCAACCCGGTTTCATAACCCAGCTTGATGCCGATGAGGCCAGTGCCGCCGGTCAGACCGCCAACCGGCCCGCTGAGCCCAAGCCAGCCACAATTCGGCCCGATGATCTGAAAGCGGCTATGCTGAATCCCAAGTCAGCATCGGCGGGCGTGTCAGTCGAACGGCCGTCGACAGTGGTCGATCTGCACACCGACGCCCTGCTACCCGACGGCGTTGGCAGCCGAACGGCAGCCGATCTGCTGAAGCTACAACTGCACACCTTCGAGAAATCACTGGAAAACGCCATTGCCAGTGGTATGAACGAGATTACGTTTATTCATGGTGTGGGTAGCGGTAGTTTACGGGCGGAACTGCACAAGCGGCTGGGCCAGCACCCTAGCGTTAAATTCTTTGAGGACGCGCAGAAACAGAAGTTTGGCTATGGGGCCACGAAGGTCACGCTTAAATAAGCGGCCGTTACGTATGCTAGTTTTTGAAAAACTTCGGCTGTGGGTAAGTGTATGTCTTGTCTGGTTGGTCGCGGCCTGCCAGATGGGTACTCAAGTGAATCCCAAAGTCCCTAAAGAATCCTATAAATTCACCGAAATGGAAGTCCGCAACGAACGCTTTTTGTCAACGGTCCACGTACCAGTTTCCATTGCCATGAGCGACGTTGAACGGCAGATTAACGCCCAGGTCAACGGTCTGATCTACGAGGACAACAGCCTGGAAGACAATAATAAGGACCAGTTTATGGTGAAGGTCTGGAAGCGCGGGACGATTCTGGTCAATGCGCAGGACAGTCTGTTTCAGTTCACGGTGCCGCTACGCATCTGGGTCAAAGCGGGCGTGTCGGTGCTGGGATTCACGCAGTATAAGGAAACCGAATTTGAAATCGATCTGCGCTTTAAAACCAAATTCGATCTGGATAAGGATTGGTCAGTACACACCCAGACGCAGGCCGATGGGTACGGCTGGGTGCGTCGCCCGACGGTGAGCGTTGTTGGAATCAATGTGCCGATCACAAACCTGGTCAGCCGGATGATCGACAAGAATCTGGGAATGGTTACGCAGACGCTGGATCAGCAGGTGCGCCGAAACGTTGATCTGCGAACCCCGGTGCTGAAGGCCTGGAACACCCTGCGGGAGCCGTATCTACTCTCCGAAAAATACCGAACGTATTTGCAGGTCGTTCCCAAAGGAATCCTGATAACGCCCCTGCGGTTCGAGGGGCGTACGGTACGGACCACCATCGGCATTGAGGGGCACACGCTGACTACGACCGGCG encodes:
- a CDS encoding Smr/MutS family protein, yielding MNIGDKVRLLRAKEQGVISRFLPGDMIEIEIEDGFRIPVMRSELVPVSPLEAERLLKTSTYAPQKTVAPKAPDILANQGIYLAFVPVNDREYTLHLINNTDWEFPYTLGEESAGASGGVQFRGLHSGVLKAKSQQKMNDQYEHAKFEQWPTFVVQGLWFRAGKSSLRAPLIKRFKGRAATFFKNKTSVPVLNQPGFITQLDADEASAAGQTANRPAEPKPATIRPDDLKAAMLNPKSASAGVSVERPSTVVDLHTDALLPDGVGSRTAADLLKLQLHTFEKSLENAIASGMNEITFIHGVGSGSLRAELHKRLGQHPSVKFFEDAQKQKFGYGATKVTLK
- a CDS encoding DUF4403 family protein, with product MLVFEKLRLWVSVCLVWLVAACQMGTQVNPKVPKESYKFTEMEVRNERFLSTVHVPVSIAMSDVERQINAQVNGLIYEDNSLEDNNKDQFMVKVWKRGTILVNAQDSLFQFTVPLRIWVKAGVSVLGFTQYKETEFEIDLRFKTKFDLDKDWSVHTQTQADGYGWVRRPTVSVVGINVPITNLVSRMIDKNLGMVTQTLDQQVRRNVDLRTPVLKAWNTLREPYLLSEKYRTYLQVVPKGILITPLRFEGRTVRTTIGIEGHTLTTTGAKPDVRPAVSLPDLTVVSKVRDDFQIGLLSEASYSEAAKLAADEFVGKKFSFSNDRYSITITGLDMFGQDNNLIIKAGLKGTVNGDIYLRGKPYYDAKAQTISLKDLKYDIDTKNILQRSASWLLQGAFANTLEKQMTIPVGSQLADVQKQLQERLKNNQLAKGVVINGHIDEIRPDQVYLTPTALLAVVNARGRIDVKVDGLQ